The Schistocerca gregaria isolate iqSchGreg1 chromosome 4, iqSchGreg1.2, whole genome shotgun sequence genome contains a region encoding:
- the LOC126266888 gene encoding uncharacterized protein LOC126266888: MCMVLKRHHICRAFCNMFRRALAFFCLPCGRETDTEDLRVVAVCDDDAEPELLYPQDTNVVWMRFRLGPGQEEGIPPMSEEPQKMLTSAGAADVCAEKLPWLQDTQQDERTVGKVNDATIISTVAVVHSTPDDGASSEEEVPPPARRRRGCRRCWAERLGAKVVVLPHGRQGYRLNRR, encoded by the exons ATGTGCATGGTGTTAAAACGTCAtcatatttgcagagctttttgtaAC ATGTTCCGCAGAGCCCTcgcctttttctgtctcccttgtggGCGGGAGACCGACACCGAAGATCTTCGTGTCGTAGCGGTCTGCGATGATGACGCAGAACCTGAACTATTGTACCCACAG GATACCAACGTGGTGTGGATGCGGTTCCGTTTGGGCCCCGGTCAAGAGGAAGGCATTCCTCCGATGTCAGAAGAGCCGCAGAAGATGCTGACGTCAGCTGGTGCTGCAGACGTCTGTGCTGAGAAACTTCCTTGGCTACAGGACACGCAGCAAGACGAGCGCACCGTGGGAAAG GTGAACGACGCGACTATCATCTCGACGGTCGCCGTGGTGCACTCCACCCCAGACGATGGGGCTTCCAGTGAAGAGGAGGTGCCGCCCCCAGCTCGCCGCAGACgcggctgccgccgctgctgggcGGAAAGACTGGGCGCCAAGGTGGTCGTTCTGCCCCACGGTCGCCAGGGCTACCGCCTGAATAGGAGATAA